TCTTTCTGTAGTCTGTTACCTTAGGGTCAGCTGTTAGGGCCATTAACATGACAATGCAAAATTGAATACATGAATGTTaatttgtacatacattgtatgggAGAGATTTTGCCAGGTATTTGTAGGGTCGGAAATTAGGCCACATTCCCATTCATGAATGTTAATTTGTACATAGATACATACATTGTACGGGAAAGATTTTGCCAGGTATTTGTAGGTTCGGAAATTAGGCCACATTCCCATTTGAAAATTGGCTCTatattttcccaaattttacataaattttcacaattttaccaaaattaaCATAAAGTTTCAAAACTTAATATTACTGGACACAGGAATGTTAAAGATTCTGGTGATAACAATTTGGAAACCTGCAGTGAGGCCTGATACTattttccaaataaaaaaaaaatgcagacAAATTTTACTACTTTTAGGACAGGGCCCCATTCCTAAACACCCTTGCAAAATCCATGATACATTTATCTTTCGATCTGTAATTTTCTGTACTGATTGCCATTCTGTCTGTACCTCCAAAAGAGTAATTCCTGAATTGAAATATACTTGATATGGTTTAGTATTCATGAGATTGCTTCACACACTTCTTGAATATATGTACTTACACGGCATAGACCTATAATACTAAACCCAGACCATATTATACTTCATTCTTGGCTGGTAGTTTGCAgcaatatataaacagtacattGTTCAATGATACTGAGCTACATCCCACTAATCTGAAACTGTCCCCTTGTGGTAAATCTGTGTGGGGAATACTCGAAGGACAAAAAGTTATTTTGTGtcatctttctttctttttcttcaaaatactTGTAACTTCTGTATTTCAGGAATCAGTTGGAGTTGTGTTGTGACATTCTCGCTCGTCTACTGACAGCCCTCGGTCCATCAGGAGTGCTTCGTAACTTCTACGCAGAACTCTCCAATGGCCTCTCCCACAAAGCTACATGTGTTCAATGTCTCTGTCTTCAGCAGGTACATGTTACTTGGCAAGATGCTGCATAATTGAAATTCATTTTCCCAAAAtgctttttgtatttttgataaaattattttaGTGTTACATGTTAATTCTTACTGTCCTACCTACAAAGCATTTTGTGTTTGAATATAGgattaaattgatatttgaGCATTGGAAACTCAACATACTAAGAACATGATAAAAGATATATTCAAAGATagcatatatatcaaatttcaaatgttttaatgGCACCAATTTTGATTactgatttaaacatattttttttaaacattcaaatGTATGAGACAGAATTATAACAACTAATTCAAGCTCTTCTGACTCCAATTATTTACAAACTTTGACTAAATGGATcaattttatcattacatttcaaaattcattacaGTAAGTTTAATGTTGAATTTTGTGAATAGTTACAACTGGTTGGAGAGGACACCCAGGCTTTGGAGGAATTGGTGAGGCAGGATGACATTTTACATCAGATCATACGACTTATCGGCTCTGAAAGCCTAGATGTCTCTTCAAAAGCCAACATGGTCATCTCTTGTCTAGGTAAGACCATTCATTGAACTTTTGTCAAATTAAATATCCAAACCTTCAGAACTACATATACGGTATGTGGATCATATTTGTGAATCACCAGTGTAGATTTGGCAGAGTGGTGTAATACTCTGAGATTACAAGCAAACAACCATATAGTTCAATTGACAAATTTGTTTGGTTCAGATTTTCTGCAGGAATGTTTTTTCTCCTGACCCCACAACTTCAGAATTACTGGTGGAATATGACATTGTCTGGTGTGCATGATATGGTGTCAGCAGTAATTCTGTCTAAAATTCAAATTCTGTCTAGCTGAGTCAGAAGGTTTTCCACGATGACAAAAAGCTTTACCAAACTCAATTATTTTATACTTTATCGATTAGAAgtttatttacaattttcacCCCTTGAGGTCTTTACTCTAAAATGAGATTTTACATGCATAATCcaaaaactttattttgttgaagGTCAGAACTCCACTGGTTTAAGTGCACTTTTCACTACCACACTGCTTCAGACACTGCAGCAGGTGATGGACCGCAATGAGACTGTCCGCTTCAGAGTGTATGAGGTGAGTGGTGCCAATCCAATCCCTTTTCTTCTTACTTCATGTAtatcataacatcacaacatcaGTCTGGGATTCATAGCTGTTGTGTATCGAGTGTTACCTATGGGAGTATAACCAATGTCTAGAGCTGTGTATCACAGGGTGGGTAGCGATATGATTCGTATCCCAATACAGGGGTCACAATACGATATGCATCACGATATATAAGAAACTGATGATCATAACTTATCATATATCTGTCATTCCAttcatgtttgtgtttgtggtaTTTCCAGAATAATTGAGTCTctgtctacatttgttacaaaaaacTTACGTTTTGTCAGTTTCCCACAAAGCTTTCTTGAATGTAGATATGTAATTTGGATTTGTAAAAACTCTAACAGGCAGCTTTATAAGCCGCTGGAACGgccttgtcagccatgttgtttactacaaaacGTAAGCTAACGTTGGTCAAGGGAGATTACTACAACTTTTTAGGTATCATGATACAAATCAAGGACAGACGATGCATCGGTGCACCACTCTGCGATTCAATACATTGATGCATCGGTGGTTCGTTAAACCACTACCAATGTCTGTTGCAAAATTCAGAAATAATATGATGACACAAAAAATACTCTCTGAAAAATGTGTCTTAATTTCATAGAGTGGGGAGTTCTCTTATAATCAGAAGTTAATGTCTAGTGTTGTTTTTGTCAAAGTTAAAGTCACCATTCCTATATATAGGTTATGTCCGTGATTGTTTCCTTTTGATGATGACTGATGTTTGGTTTTGGACAGCTCCTCGTCAAGATATGTCGGGTATCTGTGGTGGCCCTTGAATACACACACCAAAGTGGCATGCTCCAACAGCTGCTGAACGAGGTACATAAGGATGACATCTTACTCCAACTCAACTGTATAGAGCTGTTATCTGACCTAGCCATGTCCGAGCACTGCCTGGTCTTCCTTGATCAGCAAGGGATTATCAGCAAACTGGATGAAATGATAGCCTCTGTTGAGTCAGACCCAATGGCTGGCCTTCTACTGCCAGGTATTATCTTAGATATTTTATATTCCTGTTTTCAAATTTATAAATGCATTTTtaatttggaaaatattttcattttttttttttttttttaaatggtaaaaagTATGTCTATCTACCAGATAAGAATGACAGAATGGCTTGTGGAATAAGCAAGTCTCTATAGCTATGCCCATGTACCATCTGTGGTTCTTTTGAAGCAACTCTCTTACCGTCCTTTTGATGAAATGTTTCTGCTATTTTCAGGTCTTATTAAATTTTTCGGCGGCATGGCTAGGTTCCATCCAAAGGAAGTTTGTTCAGAAAAAAGTTTATTTATGAACACTGTTCTGGACAACACCAGAAACCCAGCCATGACCAGTATGGCTATTCAGACATTGGGCTTCATTGGCAGTACACCTGAGGGCAAAGTGGCCCTCGACAAATGGGGTGAGTTTATCAGCTGTTCCTGTGACAGCAGGCCACAGTGGCCTGTGCCATATAACAGAGGTAAACTCTGAGTTTACACTGGATATTTTATAAAAAGTGTCTTTTTAGATGAAATGGGGTTCCTCTCTTTGATTTCAATGGATTTCCTGAAAAATTAGGGTCCTGTTCATTTTCTGTTTGTCAAAAGGATATGGGGATGACTTCAATACGAACCCTTAAATTATACCCTGAGATCATTCCAAGGTATATATGCTGTCAAACCTCTGTTCAGAGATCAGTTGCAGCTAAGTACAACAACATATTTGTAAGTGGTAATCTCTCGCCCCTCAAcagtgtataatgatgtatttgtAGGTGGTAAGTTGTGGTCCTctatagtgtataatgatgtatttgtAGATGGTAAGCTGTTGTCCTCTGTGTCTGATATTGGGGCTGTGATTAAGAGTGGTACAACAGAACTGAAGATCAATGCTTTACAAGCAGCAGAACGACTGTTGACTCTGAGGGTATGTATGATAGAATGCTTAGATTAAAATTCATATCTTAAAATTTGAACAGTAATGCAGGACGTATATCAAGAAATGAAAGGATGTCTTAAATAGGAAAAATTTAATGGATTGTTGTAATTAAATTATGTTTTGATATGATTTGTGTAATTTGATATATGGAAGCATCTGCATTgacatatttaaataaaaaatattacagttacaTTTAGATTCTCACAAGTCTGCCAGTACTAGATTGTGAGTTGTGAAAATGTTTGGCTTGGGTACAGAACCAGAGTTTACATGTATAAGGAAGGGAAGGGTTGATGATGTACTTAAAGACTATATGTCCCTTTTCTGATCCCTGTTTAGGTTGAACTGTTTGTCTTCTCTTACTAATGGAACTTCATTTGCATTTTCTTTTACCTTGGGTAGTAATGCAATGCAGTTTATTATGCTTAGATATTGCATGGAATTATGCCCCTTGTCTGttgttttttagctcacctgcccgaagggcaagtgagcttatgccgtggcgcggcgtccgtcgtccgtccggccgtccgtccggcgtcaacttttccattcaagcaacttcttctcaataaccaaaaggcccagagacctaatattgggcctgtagcatgctggggtgaagggctaccaagtttgttcaaatgaataacgttgaccttcattcaaggtcataggggtcaaaaaggctaaaatctttaaatgacttcttctcaataaccaagaggcccagggagttgatattgggtgtgtagcatgctggggttaagggctaccaagtttgttcaaatgaatgaccttgaccttcattcaaggtcactggagtcaaaaaggctaacattttaaaacgacttcttctcaataaccaagagtcccagggagtttatattgggtctgtagcatgctgcggtaaagggttaccaagtttgttcaattgaatgaccttgaccttcattcaaggtcacagcggtcaaaaaggctaaaaattttaacaacaacttctcaattaccaacagtcccagagacctaatatttggcctgtagcatgctggggtgaagggctcgcaagtttgttcaaatgaatgaccttgagcttcattcaaggtcacaggagtcaaaaaggctaaaatctttaaacgacttcttctcaataaccaagagtcccagggagttgatattaggtctgtattatgcttgggtaaagggctaccaagtttgttgaaatgaatgaccttgaccttcattcaaggtcacaggagtcaaaaaggctaaaatcttgaaacgacttcttctcaataaccaagagtcccatggagttaatattgggtctgtagcatgctggggtaaagggctaccaagtttgttcaaatgaatgaccctgactcgcattcaaggtcacgtcgatcaagtatgcttaaatctttgaatgacttttagtgaaaagccaaagtgcagagagacattattatattggtcctgtagcatgctttcaaataactgcaggatccatatatgaaaagatcactgcattgcagttgagcgatttgggcccattgggcccttgttttcCTGTAGAATTGGGATGAATTAGTTACAGTTCCAAACAGAATTGGCaatttaatgatttaataaaatcaaatacaaaacatacCTGTAAATTAGAGAGTTCAGGTCACCTTAATAGCTCAGGCTAGAGGAAGTTACCTTAATCCAGTGGTGGGGTGTCATCCTGGAGACCTTAAGGTGGCTGGTTCAAGTCTCCAGCAtaggcagggtatttttcattacttctTCCTATTactaataattatacataattatctgtccattaatattgtattttacatcAGTTGGTAAAATGACACATACCTACACTGTTTAGTGAAGAGCATGTAGCTGAACTAATGTCCATGCTCTTTACTGTCTAGTGAAGATTAGCTGAACTACCGGTAAGACATGCTCTACACTGTCTAGTGAAAACTAGGTGAACTAATGTCCATGTTGTATACTGTCTAGTGAAGACTAGATGAACTAATGTCCATGTTCTATACTGTCTAGTGAGGACTAGATGAACTAATGTCCATGTTGTATACTGTCTAGTGAAGACTAGATGAACTAATGTCCATGTTCTACACTGTCTAGTGAAGACTAGATGAACTAATGTCCATGTTCTATACGGTCTAGTGAGGACTAGGTGAACTAATGTCCATGTTCTATACTGTCTAGTGAAGACTAGATGAACTAATGTCCATGTTCTACACTGTCTAGTGAAGACTAGATGAACTAATGTCCATGTTCTACACTGTCTAGTGAAGACTAGATGAACTAATGTCCATGCTCTACACTGTCTAGTGAAGACTAGATGAACTAATGTCCATGTTCTACACTGTCTAGTGAAGACTAGGTGAACTAATGTCCATGTTCTACACTGTCTAGTGAAGACTAGATGAACTAATGTCCATGTTCTACACTGTCTAGTGAAGACTAGATGAACTAATGTCCATGTTCTACACTGTCTAGTGAGGACTAGGTGAACTAATGTCCATGTTCTACACTGTCTAGTGAAGACTAGGTGAACTAATGTCCATGTTCTACACTATCTAGTGAGGACTAGATGAACTAATGTCCATGTTCTATACTGTCTAGTGAAGACTAGATGAACTAATGTCCATGTTCTATACTGTCTAGTGAAGACTAGGTGAACTAATGTCCATGTTCTACACTGTCTAGTGAAGACTAGATGAACTAATGTCCATGTTCTACACTGTCTAGTGAAGACTAGGTGAACTAATGTCCATGTTCTACACTGTCTAGTGAAGACTAGATGAACTAATGTCCATGTTCTACACTGTCTAGTGAAGACTAGGTGAACTAATGTCCATGTTCTACACTGTCTAGTGAAGACTAGGTGAACTAATGTCCATGTTCTATACTGTCTAGTGAAGACTAGGTGAACTAATGTCCATGTTCTACACTGTCTAGTGAAGACTAGATGAACTAATGTCCATGTTCTATACGGTCTAGTGAGGACTAGATGAACTAATGTCCATGTTCTACACTGTCTAGTGAAGACTAGGTGAACTAATGTCCATGTTCTACACTATCTAGTGAGGACTAGATGAACTAATGTCCATGTTCTATACTGTCTAGTGAAGACTAGATGAACTAATGTCCATGTTCTATACTGTCTAGTGAAGACTAGATGAACTAATGTCCATGTTCTATACTGTCTAGTGAAGACTAGATGAACTAATGTCCATGTTCTATACTGTCTAGTGAAGACTAGATGAACTAATGTCCATGTTCTACACTGTCTAGTGAAGACTAGGTGAACTAATGTCCATGTTCTACACTGTCTAGTGAAGACTAGATGAACTAATGTCCATGTTCCACACTGTCTAGTGAAGACTAGGTGAACTAATGTCCATGTTCTATACTGTCTAGTGAAGACTAGATGAACTAATGTCCATGTCCTATACTGTCTAGTGAGGACTAGGTGAACTAATGTCCATGTTCTATACTGTCTAGTGAAGACTAGGT
The window above is part of the Pecten maximus chromosome 2, xPecMax1.1, whole genome shotgun sequence genome. Proteins encoded here:
- the LOC117321828 gene encoding 26S proteasome non-ATPase regulatory subunit 5-like, which produces MATDIVRLLGTLSLSDEPIEKLEELKTVLFAVHPSVLENHIGNLSFQQLFTFLETENGNQLELCCDILARLLTALGPSGVLRNFYAELSNGLSHKATCVQCLCLQQLQLVGEDTQALEELVRQDDILHQIIRLIGSESLDVSSKANMVISCLGQNSTGLSALFTTTLLQTLQQVMDRNETVRFRVYELLVKICRVSVVALEYTHQSGMLQQLLNEVHKDDILLQLNCIELLSDLAMSEHCLVFLDQQGIISKLDEMIASVESDPMAGLLLPGLIKFFGGMARFHPKEVCSEKSLFMNTVLDNTRNPAMTSMAIQTLGFIGSTPEGKVALDKWDGKLLSSVSDIGAVIKSGTTELKINALQAAERLLTLRVEDQTTELLMLTEKWFKHLGHEPLRALLEIVQQPFTDLRCAAYQVFTAMASQQWAQECMIKFPGLTEFLLDRLTEATKEGKDAKYELIKTLAESPFAANSFGNPFYVKLKAYCVQGPYFLRAHAEVAMEGE